One part of the Oncorhynchus kisutch isolate 150728-3 linkage group LG22, Okis_V2, whole genome shotgun sequence genome encodes these proteins:
- the rassf10a gene encoding ras association domain-containing protein 10, giving the protein MKVCVTFLSTTEKWNRGVERRAETLISNWVKGFSSMEQEECKVSVWVCREEKLVSGLSKRTTCSDVVKVLLEDQNLKQGASAVMLSGTPQSYCIAEKWRGFERILPNKTKILRLWSAWGDEQENVRFVLVKNEASLPNNGPRSAEARVVQSKDSPCVFKGAAKTTLAFSQEKQRRIVRKAFRKLDKMNKKKEETVPKDTSSVEKVETLVHLVISQDHTIRQQIKRIKELDRDIERYEAKVHFDRIKKHGINYVQDTYMVESSAKADPTESVPCSAEAIAQFEEYALCCEVVLRLQEELTEREALMDIITVEIQEELNQRWMKRRQDELSGKDTDSIGESVDIPVSAMAPKAGVAAQETTVDSLSENDLVLEEERIKIQLDTSLYIGLRLNTDLETIKGDLDLSQELWDAKEKELTDLLAKMESMDLNNEKLPDDYKEPSGVTETEMLPSLEKSSGWVEQARGLSKTSNTNDEDSDTGLSSMHSQDSDNTPVCESLV; this is encoded by the coding sequence ATGAAGGTGTGTGTCACTTTTCTCTCTACAACTGAAAAGTGGAACCGAGGAGTCGAAAGGAGAGCAGAAACTTTAATCAGCAATTGGGTTAAAGGTTTTTCTAGTATGGAGCAGGAAGAATGCAAGGTATCAGTATGGGTCTGCCGGGAGGAGAAACTGGTCTCCGGGCTGTCCAAGCGCACCACCTGCTCCGATGTTGTCAAAGTTCTACTGGAGGACCAAAACTTGAAGCAAGGTGCGTCAGCGGTGATGCTATCTGGGACCCCCCAGTCTTACTGCATAGCGGAGAAATGGAGAGGCTTTGAGAGGATTTTACCCAATAAAACCAAAATCCTGCGTCTCTGGAGTGCCTGGGGAGATGAGCAGGAAAATGTGAGGTTTGTGTTGGTGAAGAATGAGGCATCGTTACCGAACAACGGACCCAGGAGTGCCGAGGCGCGGGTTGTTCAGAGCAAAGACAGTCCGTGCGTGTTCAAGGGAGCAGCCAAGACCACACTGGCTTTTTCACAAGAAAAGCAGCGGAGGATTGTTAGAAAAGCTTTTAGAAAGTTGGACAAAATGAACAAAAAGAAAGAGGAGACTGTTCCTAAGGATACATCCtcagtggagaaagtggaaacGTTGGTGCACTTGGTTATATCGCAAGATCACACCATCCGCCAGCAGATCAAACGGATCAAAGAATTAGATAGGGATATAGAGAGGTATGAGGCAAAAGTGCATTTTGACAGAATTAAGAAACATGGTATCAATTATGTGCAGGACACATACATGGTGGAGTCAAGCGCGAAGGCTGATCCAACAGAGAGCGTGCCATGTTCAGCGGAGGCTATCGCACAGTTTGAGGAGTACGCGCTCTGTTGCGAGGTGGTCCTGCGACTTCAGGAGGAGTTGACAGAACGCGAAGCTCTCATGGACATCATCACAGTTGAGATTCAGGAGGAGCTGAACCAAAGGTGGATGAAAAGACGGCAAGATGAGCTGTCGGGCAAAGATACCGATAGTATTGGGGAGTCTGTCGACATCCCCGTGTCTGCAATGGCTCCAAAGGCAGGCGTCGCTGCTCAAGAGACAACTGTGGACAGTTTATCAGAGAATGACTTGGTTTTAGAGGAGGAGAGAATCAAAATACAGCTGGATACTAGTTTATATATTGGTCTTCGTTTGAACACGGATTTAGAGACTATTAAGGGTGATTTGGACTTAAGCCAGGAGCTGTGGGACGCAAAAGAAAAAGAATTAACGGATTTGCTCGCAAAAATGGAGTCTATGGATTTAAATAACGAGAAGTTACCCGATGATTACAAAGAACCCTCTGGTGTCACTGAGACTGAAATGTTGCCTTCCTTGGAGAAGAGCAGTGGGTGGGTGGAGCAGGCCAGAGGTCTCTCCAAGACCAGCAACACGAACGATGAGGACTCCGACACGGGGCTGAGCTCCATGCATAGCCAGGACTCTGACAATACACCTGTTTGTGAATCACTAGTGTAA